Proteins found in one Leguminivora glycinivorella isolate SPB_JAAS2020 chromosome 4, LegGlyc_1.1, whole genome shotgun sequence genomic segment:
- the LOC125225717 gene encoding uncharacterized protein LOC125225717: MEAVKRWFSTSSPLVKTLMAVSVTSGLVVVHRLFYAPHVQRKRYRQAEEWANMIIEQEEAAEAARLSEQRNSY; this comes from the coding sequence ATGGAAGCAGTCAAACGCTGGTTCAGCACTTCCAGCCCGCTGGTGAAAACCTTGATGGCTGTATCAGTCACATCTGGCCTGGTTGTGGTCCATAGGCTATTTTATGCACCCCATGTGCAGAGGAAAAGGTATCGGCAAGCCGAGGAATGGGCTAACATGATCATAGAACAAGAAGAAGCGGCTGAAGCCGCCCGACTGAGTGAACAACGTAACTCTTACTAA